The following coding sequences lie in one Chryseobacterium arthrosphaerae genomic window:
- a CDS encoding beta-ketoacyl synthase N-terminal-like domain-containing protein, whose translation MKKQIYITDYNCVTPLGFNVETNWKALLEGHSGVALHQIIDNQDPFYASMISTEKLDQEFNSLFGAHTGPNTTRLEKMLFVSLKPLIEKHAIKEDTALILSTTKGNISLLKNQTGLPDGVYLSALAQKTADFFGFKTKPIVISNACVSGVMAIAVAKNMIQAGRYKDAFVIAGDELSEFVISGFNSFQAIGSGPCQPYDKNRDGINIGEAAAAVYVTAEESTSQNGKFRFKVLGDSAINDANHISGPSRTGDGLYGSIRNAMTEAQVSPEQIDFISAHGTATLYNDEMEAIAFNRMELQHVPLNSMKGYYGHCLGASGLLESIISMESALHGTLIPSKNFEENGVSQPLNIIKENQPATIRYILKTASGFGGCNAAIVLEKC comes from the coding sequence ATGAAAAAGCAAATCTACATCACAGACTACAATTGTGTAACACCCCTGGGATTCAATGTAGAGACAAACTGGAAGGCCCTGTTAGAAGGACATTCAGGAGTTGCTTTACATCAGATCATAGATAATCAGGATCCTTTTTATGCGTCTATGATCAGCACTGAAAAACTTGATCAGGAATTCAACAGCTTGTTTGGGGCTCATACCGGTCCAAACACCACAAGGCTTGAAAAGATGCTTTTTGTAAGCTTAAAACCGCTGATTGAAAAACATGCTATAAAAGAAGACACAGCTTTAATCCTTTCCACAACAAAAGGAAATATCAGCTTGTTAAAAAACCAGACCGGATTACCGGACGGGGTTTATCTTTCAGCATTAGCACAGAAAACAGCTGATTTTTTCGGATTTAAAACAAAACCTATCGTGATTTCCAATGCCTGTGTATCCGGCGTTATGGCTATTGCTGTTGCCAAGAATATGATCCAGGCAGGAAGATATAAGGATGCCTTTGTGATTGCCGGCGATGAGCTTTCTGAATTTGTCATCTCAGGATTCAATTCATTCCAGGCTATAGGTTCAGGGCCCTGCCAACCTTACGATAAAAACAGGGATGGAATTAATATCGGGGAAGCTGCCGCAGCAGTTTACGTGACTGCTGAAGAAAGTACCTCACAAAACGGGAAATTCAGATTCAAGGTACTGGGAGATTCTGCAATCAATGATGCTAACCATATCTCAGGCCCTTCAAGAACCGGAGACGGCTTATACGGAAGCATCAGAAATGCCATGACAGAGGCTCAGGTTTCTCCGGAACAGATTGATTTTATCTCAGCCCACGGAACGGCTACTTTATATAATGACGAAATGGAAGCCATTGCTTTCAACAGAATGGAGCTGCAACATGTCCCTCTGAACAGTATGAAAGGTTATTACGGACATTGCCTTGGCGCTTCAGGTCTGCTGGAAAGCATTATCTCCATGGAAAGTGCACTTCATGGAACCTTAATTCCATCAAAGAACTTTGAGGAAAACGGCGTATCCCAGCCTTTGAATATCATTAAAGAAAATCAGCCTGCCACCATCAGATATATTTTGAAAACGGCATCAGGTTTTGGAGGGTGTAATGCGGCAATAGTGCTGGAAAAATGTTAA
- a CDS encoding acyl-CoA thioesterase translates to MQSNENILLTCTEEVRVRFNETDPLGIVWHGHYIVYFEDGREAFGRQHGLTYLDIQNAGYVTPIVKSTCEHFLPLKYGETFRIVTTFVNSVSAKLIYKYELFNKEDQLVCSGETIQVFLDSNGSLCLYNPEFFQTWKDKMGLS, encoded by the coding sequence ATGCAGTCTAACGAAAATATATTATTAACCTGTACCGAGGAAGTAAGAGTACGTTTCAATGAAACAGATCCATTGGGAATTGTATGGCATGGCCATTACATCGTTTATTTTGAAGACGGCAGAGAGGCTTTCGGACGTCAGCATGGTCTTACTTATCTCGATATTCAGAATGCAGGATATGTAACTCCGATCGTGAAGAGCACCTGTGAACATTTTCTTCCTTTAAAGTACGGTGAAACCTTCAGGATCGTTACTACTTTCGTGAACTCCGTTTCAGCCAAGCTTATCTATAAATACGAGCTTTTCAACAAAGAAGATCAATTGGTGTGCAGCGGGGAAACCATTCAGGTATTTCTGGACAGCAACGGAAGCTTATGCCTGTACAATCCGGAATTTTTTCAAACCTGGAAAGATAAAATGGGATTATCATGA
- a CDS encoding ABC transporter permease — MLLYKLWRSFIKEILLLKRDIGGIVIIFVMPLLLIVTITLIQDSTFKNLEGSKIPIIFIDNDKSEVSKNIKGELENSKTFQLLTNYNEKSAQDAVFSGDYQMAIVIPENLTRDLNANIDSKVQTIVSSFGLEGDSAKTKIQPPKAREIHLYFDPATNAGFKNSVMNSVNKMVFEIENKKIYKAFQDQLGTTENLDENKNLISFKEITPKKGEMDTMPNSVQHNVPAWTLFAIFFIVVPLSINLVKEKSQGTSVRARISPTPYFVHILGKTFTYLIICIIQFLLMVAVGIYLFPYMDLPAFDVSGKMVQLITVTLFAGLAAIGFGVLLGTIADTQEQSAPFGATSVVVLAAIGGIWVPVFLMPEFMQTIAKFSPMNWGLNAYYDIILRNSGIGGIAKELVFLFLFYIATVAISIFYEKKQNAV, encoded by the coding sequence ATGTTGTTGTATAAACTGTGGAGAAGTTTTATTAAAGAAATTCTTCTTCTGAAGAGGGATATCGGCGGAATTGTGATCATCTTCGTTATGCCGCTGCTTCTGATCGTTACCATTACCCTGATCCAGGATTCTACCTTCAAAAATCTTGAAGGATCAAAAATCCCGATCATTTTTATTGATAATGATAAATCTGAGGTTTCAAAAAATATAAAAGGAGAGCTGGAAAACAGCAAGACCTTCCAGCTGCTGACCAATTACAATGAGAAGTCAGCCCAGGATGCAGTATTTTCCGGAGATTATCAGATGGCCATCGTGATTCCCGAAAATTTAACCAGGGATTTAAATGCCAATATCGATTCCAAAGTTCAGACGATTGTCAGTTCATTCGGGTTGGAAGGTGATTCTGCCAAAACAAAAATACAGCCTCCAAAAGCCAGGGAGATCCATTTATACTTTGACCCGGCTACCAATGCAGGATTCAAAAACTCTGTGATGAACTCGGTCAACAAAATGGTCTTTGAGATCGAAAATAAAAAGATCTACAAGGCATTCCAGGATCAGCTGGGGACAACAGAAAATCTTGATGAAAATAAAAACCTGATCAGCTTTAAAGAGATCACTCCCAAAAAAGGAGAAATGGATACCATGCCGAATTCCGTTCAGCATAATGTTCCTGCATGGACGCTTTTTGCGATCTTCTTCATCGTAGTGCCGTTGTCCATTAATCTTGTTAAAGAAAAAAGCCAGGGTACCAGTGTAAGGGCAAGAATCAGCCCTACCCCTTATTTTGTGCACATTTTAGGAAAAACATTTACCTATCTTATCATCTGCATCATTCAGTTTTTACTGATGGTAGCCGTAGGGATTTACCTTTTCCCTTATATGGATCTTCCGGCATTTGACGTATCCGGAAAAATGGTTCAGCTCATCACAGTAACTTTATTTGCGGGTCTTGCAGCCATCGGATTTGGGGTATTGCTGGGGACTATTGCAGATACCCAGGAACAGTCGGCACCATTCGGAGCTACTTCCGTAGTGGTTTTGGCTGCTATCGGGGGAATCTGGGTTCCGGTATTCTTAATGCCTGAATTCATGCAGACCATAGCAAAGTTCTCTCCCATGAACTGGGGACTGAATGCCTATTACGATATTATTTTAAGAAACAGCGGGATTGGAGGTATCGCTAAAGAACTGGTATTCCTGTTTTTATTTTATATAGCTACCGTAGCCATTTCTATTTTTTACGAAAAGAAACAAAATGCAGTCTAA